One window of the Podospora pseudocomata strain CBS 415.72m chromosome 7, whole genome shotgun sequence genome contains the following:
- a CDS encoding hypothetical protein (EggNog:ENOG503NXT2) → MPVSKKDRKNGKEGGGVVAAVTKQGAKFTNGNGTGTTKGSSSASPVISPEIKPASVSSNENPVASPLLDAASTASYATSTSLNTREWTRGISAGMAGSPGNLISLVGESPPTAPSSYEDPRGIPSGWSSPRPSVGYHPPSASPPLAGRRPLSFHVDNNYYSPPDTHSHLGSIAAARRGSMHSNYAHRAVSNPPLPHQPQAHFYGAPEIDLDSQSHSGMKAGEKGYYCGFDTLPLPNTDPASSKSNVVLAGYEGGLEILTVGKREVETVANLKGLRGGVYHAKILPWMPHESDLFPLVAVVIHGPNLPAPAPAINVEGDYDAVSAERSEAMTNITSLDPSSRESVTGSRPAPGFAESYYTSVEVYSLKTGRPVSVLLEAPKVPLKIPITSAAFKAPPPTGAFHIHAEGGSIVVSSGVTGECWIYRQAPVVADQPLHFRCHGKVWTTLQQPLKGEPGQENERGRSPVPPRPRPQVAIVSVSSRWMAYCPATPSSQIALRASVPVLIHGRAPGLTSVTPPQLPQANADLDLPLSESVVNKLMRDATQELIQGAKWVGKQGLQAWNNYWNPQPSQTPRSPTQAPQNWGLGASPPQFPPTHGAVTPPVSKEPGLVSVLDIDSLGPSSNLHPVTTFTIPHGCSFLSLSPSGLFLFSASSKGDVQTVWDLMRVQNTKSSPLQATGSPVGGPRVRQVAQFSRMTVARIVELAWTQPHGERAAMVTERGTVHLLDLPSGAFSWPPPRRRLPEETKAAVPEGSTSAVSMATNALSSVREAARPLINRQRRSNSNTPAFAGAAEYAAHGGKVIVHGISHSLGKTGNAISQLRHTGDNRVSLPNSSVLPEPGCVAWVAKRDRSLSVLGGGQVRVFQSKRSGAHGKRGQRLSRYTDHQLPLLPDDSIAPAVKRILDPDEYLDFSERDLDPFNNTLVLNQTKPSLRARYGGVESSIPQAEIESSAPYQPFHTDRRIALYEMTSSSKAKSLEITSILAETQLEDTQAEPSAPRKKKSKAARATPPPVEEAAAADEAAAADENDADDTWVFGLPISATKIDLGLPHLPEDESFNIDLEASRALPASAMERVLFRGDDDTQIVITTRRRRGAGGSGNGEDGFFEDDCEVLDFADQRV, encoded by the exons ATGCCAG TCTCCAAGAAAGACCGGAAGAATGGCAAAGAAGGCGGCGGAGTGGTCGCAGCGGTGACAAAACAAGGTGCCAAGTTCAC TAATGGGAatggcaccggcaccactAAAGGATCATCCAGTGCCTCACCTGTGATCTCTCCAGAGATCAAACCGGCTAGTGTCTCGTCCAACGAGAACCCAGTTGCGTCGCCCCTCTTGGATGCTGCCTCGACGGCATCATATGCGACGAGCACCTCGTTGAACACCAGGGAATGGACTCGGGGGATCTCCGCAGGCATGGCCGGTTCCCCGGGAAACCTCATCAGCTTAGTCGGCGAGTCTCCGCCGACGGCGCCTTCCTCCTATGAAGATCCCCGCGGCATCCCGTCAGGCTGGTCCTCGCCGAGACCCTCGGTGGGCTATCACCCGCCTTCGGCCTCTCCCCCGCTTGCAGGAAGACGTCCCTTGAGCTTCCACGTGGACAACAACTATTATTCGCCTCCAGACACCCACAGCCATCTTGGATCGATCGCGGCAGCTAGGCGCGGCTCTATGCATTCCAACTACGCCCATAGAGCTGTTTCAAATCCGCCTTTGCCTCATCAGCCCCAGGCTCATTTCTACGGTGCCCCCGAAATCGACCTTGACTCGCAGTCGCATTCCGGGATGAAGGCGGGAGAAAAGGGCTACTATTGTGGATTCGACACCCTTCCTTTGCCGAATACCGACCCTGCCAGCAGCAAGTCCAATGTCGTCCTTGCCGGCTATGAAGGTGGCCTCGAGATCCTCACCGTTGGAAAACGGGAGGTCGAGACTGTTGCTAACCTGAAAGGGCTGCGTGGCGGTGTCTACCATGCCAAAATCCTTCCCTGGATGCCGCATGAGTCGGATCTTTTCCCGTTAGTCGCAGTCGTTATTCATGGGCCGAACCTGCCCGCGCCTGCTCCCGCTATCAACGTGGAAGGTGATTATGATGCGGTTTCTGCCGAAAGATCGGAGGCCATGACCAACATCACGAGCCTTGACCCGTCCTCGAGAGAGAGCGTCACGGGCAGTCGCCCGGCGCCCGGATTTGCCGAATCTTATTACACCTCTGTAGAGGTCTACTCTCTCAAGACAGGCCGCCCGGTGAGCGTTCTTCTCGAGGCGCCAAAGGTGCCCCTCAAGATTCCCATCACAAGCGCAGCATTCAaggcacctcctcccaccggtGCCTTCCACATTCATGCTGAAGGCGGCAGTATCGTGGTGTCGTCGGGAGTTACCGGAGAATGCTGGATCTATCGGCAGGCACCCGTCGTCGCTGATCAGCCGCTGCACTTCAGATGCCACGGCAAGGTTTGGACGACTCTCCAGCAGCCGCTCAAAGGAGAGCCTGGCCAAGAAAACGAGCGAGGCCGGTCACCAGTTCCACCACGACCGAGACCTCAGGTTGCCATCGTCAGCGTCAGTTCCAGATGGATGGCATACTGTCCTGCTACGCCGTCCTCACAGATAGCACTGCGTGCTTCGGTTCCCGTTCTCATTCACGGCCGCGCCCCTGGGTTGACGTCCGTGACTCCCCCTCAGCTGCCCCAGGCGAATGCGGATCTCGACCTGCCGCTTTCCGAGAGCGTGGTCAACAAGCTCATGCGCGACGCCACGCAAGAGCTGATTCAAGGTGCGAAGTGGGTTGGGAAGCAGGGCTTACAGGCTTGGAACAATTACTGGAACCCCCAGCCTTCCCAGACACCGAGGTCACCAACACAGGCCCCTCAGAACTGGGGCCTGGGCGCCTCACCACCTCAGTTCCCTCCCACACATGGTGCTGTGACGCCACCTGTCTCCAAAGAGCCAGGTCTTGTGTCTGTTTTGGACATTGATAGTCTTGGGCCATCCAGCAATCTCCATCCCGTCACTACGTTCACCATTCCTCATGGGTGCAGCTTCCTCTCACTATCACCTTCAGGGCTTTTCCTGTTCAGCGCGAGCAGCAAGGGCGACGTCCAGACGGTGTGGGATTTGATGCGGGTTCAGAACACCAAGTCATCGCCTCTCCAGGCTACTGGCTCACCTGTCGGAGGTCCACGTGTGCGTCAAGTTGCCCAGTTCTCGCGCATGACGGTTGCTCGTATTGTTGAACTGGCCTGGACCCAGCCCCATGGTGAGCGTGCTGCCATGGTCACTGAGCGCGGCACCGTTCACCTTTTGGATCTTCCGTCGGGTGCCTTCTCCTGGCCGCCTCCGCGTCGCCGACTTCCCGAAGAGACCAAAGCTGCTGTTCCAGAAGGCTCGACTTCGGCTGTTTCGATGGCGACAAACGCCTTGAGCTCTGTCCGGGAAGCCGCCCGCCCGCTGATCAATCGCCAGCGTCGGAGCAACTCGAACACCCCAGCCTTTGCAGGCGCTGCAGAATATGCTGCTCATGGTGGCAAGGTGATTGTTCACGGCATCAGCCACTCCCTGGGCAAGACTGGGAATGCAATCAGCCAGCTCAGACACACCGGAGACAACAGAGTTTCATTGCCAAACTCTTCCGTGCTCCCCGAGCCCGGTTGCGTAGCCTGGGTCGCCAAGCGTGAccgctctctctctgtcttgGGAGGGGGTCAGGTCAGAGTATTCCAGAGCAAGAGGTCTGGTGCCCACGGCAAGCGGGGACAGCGGCTCTCTAGGTACACAGATCATCAGCTCCCGTTGCTGCCTGACGACTCCATAGCTCCAGCGGTGAAGCGCATTTTGGATCCCGATGAGTATTTGGATTTCTCCGAGCGGGACCTGGACCCCTTCAACAATACTCTGGTGCTGAACCAGACCAAGCCTAGCTTGCGGGCCCGGTATGGCGGCGTTGAGTCGTCTATTCCCCAAGCCGAGATTGAGTCCAGCGCCCCGTACCAGCCTTTCCACACCGACAGACGCATCGCCTTGTATGAGAtgacgtcctcctccaaagccaaGTCCTTGGAGATCACGTCCATTTTGGCCGAGACTCAGTTGGAGGACACTCAGGCAGAACCATCAGCACcgcgcaagaagaagagcaaagcCGCTCGTGCGACTCCGCCCCctgttgaggaggctgctgctgctgatgaggctgctgccgctgatgAGAACGACGCCGATGATACCTGGGTGTTTGGCCTGCCGATCAGCGCCACCAAGATCGATCTCGGTCTGCCCCATCTGCCAGAGGACGAGTCATTCAACATTGACCTCGAAGCCTCGCGTGCGTTGCCCGCCTCGGCGATGGAAAGGGTCCTTTTCCGCGGGGATGACGACACGCAGATTGTGATTACCACAAGACGCAGACGGGGAGCAGGTGGTTCGGGGAATGGCGAGGACGGGTTTTTTGAGGATGATTGCGAGGTGTTGGATTTTGCTGATCAGCGGGTTTGA
- the dpm2 gene encoding Dolichol phosphate-mannose biosynthesis regulatory protein (COG:O; EggNog:ENOG503P564) — protein MLDKLTGLAMLAAASAVFLYYTIWTLLMPFVDSDHPLQNFFPPRVWAIRLPVILVLLGSAVVGSFLSIVMIRSNRKKALKAAKAAEEAAKKKS, from the exons ATG CTCGACAAACTCACCGGCCTCGCCATGCTAGCAGCAGCCTCCGCCGTCTTCCTCTACTACACAATCTGGACTCTTCTTATG CCCTTCGTAGACTCcgaccaccccctccaaaacttcttccccccccgcGTCTGGGCCATCCGTCTCCCCGTcatccttgtcctcctcggctccgccgtcgtcggctccttcctctccatcgtCATGATCAGGTCCAACCGCAAAAAGGCCCTCAAGGCCgccaaggcggccgaggaggcggccaagaagaagtctTGA
- a CDS encoding hypothetical protein (EggNog:ENOG503P7UT): MMSTNNMFPAEEREADEAFIEQLVAATGEPDLFKGIDPSFWRSVDEEMIEQMTYDYDQYDSDDSTGGMIFNIRNLEVKDSTSPHRLNLEIASQLIKKDKTSKARAILEDMPEFKLNPEKLEKEGLMWKETGLERGDLSPGGTEFVSWKMVRGYPEMFAKEMFTIEGLHKNRVWDIYYLHQPKTIHPKPGLFVPTYQFQHMLDTINARLEINLTIPPGKNEAKFRLVFGHGNTPRPRFLGRTHSADEFKDLCGLVPRPKPEDNIQQGTEEGQAKLLSVLKMISNSHKKTEKAKKNAYKRFEAHLAWGHGLKRTQCYLGLRDHKTAEATAQPSAVRFVCIDVEAWEKNPNIITEVGVAILDTPNLRDMAPGENGQSWFEAIEARHFWVAEYTWAQNKKYVKSCPENFDFGETEVVQGKHVPETMGTIINNSPYPVVLVFHESGSDIKFLEAIKYNIYKAQNVLEIIDIKHMYQYAVRSNKQPSVSTVCEFLGIQTKNLHNAGNDAVYTLQAMISLAAKQREESLRRARGEGVQVPRIAQHHVPFAELVEKEGWTSGGEDSDGGRPVRPAQFEMNFSTYAPVQSGGVDDWQRGKETLHA, encoded by the exons ATGAtgtccaccaacaacatgtTTCCTGCCGAGGAGCGcgaggccgacgaggccTTCATTGAGCAGTTGGTGGCCGCCACTGGCGAGCCCGATTTGTTCAAGGGCATCGACCCTTCTTTCTGGCGGAgtgtggatgaggagatgatCGAGC AGATGACTTATGACTATGATCAGTACGACTCTGACGACTCGACTGGTGGCATGATCTTCAATATTAGGAACCTTGAGGTCAAGGACTCCACCTCACCGCACCGGCTCAACTTGGAAATTGCCTCGCAACTGATCAAAAAGGACAAGACCAGCAAGGCGAGAGCCATTCTTGAGGACATGCCCGAATTCAAGCTCAACCCCGAGAAACTTGAGAAGGAAGGCCTCATGTGGAAGGAGACGGGTCTCGAGAGAGGCGATCTCTCTCCGGGGGGCACCGAGTTTGTTTCGTGGAAGATGGTCCGCGGTTATCCCGAGATGTTT GCCAAGGAAATGTTTACTATCGAAGGACTTCACAAGAACCGGGTCTGGGATAT TTATTACCTTCACCAGCCCAAGACGATCCATCCCAAGCCTGGCCTGTTTGTGCCCACCTACCAGTTCCAGCATATGTTGGACACGATTAATGCTCGGTTGGAAATCAACCTTACCATCCCCCCCGGCAAGAACGAAGCCAAGTTCAGACTGGTTTTTGGCCATGGCAACACGCCTCGACCTCGTTTTCTTGGCCGCACCCACAGTGCCGATGAATTCAAGGACCTCTGTGGTCTTGTTCCCCGCCCGAAGCCCGAGGACAATATCCAGCAAGGAACCGAGGAGGGGCAGGCGAAGCTCCTCTCTGTCTTGAAGATGATTTCCAACTCCCACAAGAAGACTGAAAAGGCTAAGAAGAACGCGTACAAGCGCTTTGAAGCCCACCTTGCTTGGGGTCACGGATTGAAGCGCACACAGTGCTACCTTGGTCTCCGCGACCACAAGACAGCTGAAGCCACTGCCCAGCCCTCCGCGGTGAGGTTTGTGTGTATCGATGTTGAAGCCTGGGAGAAAAATCCgaacatcatcaccgaggtTGGCGTCGCCATTCTGGACACACCCAATCTCAGGGACATGGCCCCAGGTGAAAACGGCCAGAGTTGgttcgaggccattgaagctCGCCACTTCTGGGTAGCGGAGTACACTTGGGCTCAGAACAAAAAATACGTCAAGAGTTGCCCTGAGAACTTTGACTTTGG TGAAACCGAGGTTGTTCAGGGTAAACATGTGCCCGAGACCATGGGAACCATCATTAACAACAGCCCTTACCCGGTTGTGCTGGTCTTCCACGAGTCTGGTTCTGATATCAAGTTTCTCGAGGCGATCAAGTACAACATCTACAAGGCCCAGAACGTTCTCGAGATTATCGACATCAAGCATATGTACCAGTATGCCGTCCGCAGCAACAAGCAGCCCAGCGTGAGCACTGTCTGCGAGTTCTTGGGGATCCAGACGAAGAACCTGCACAATGCTGGCAATGACGCCGTTTACACCTTGCAGGCCATGATCAGTTTGGCGGCCAAGCAGCGTGAGGAGAGTTTGAGAAGAGCTCGCGGAGAGGGTGTCCAGGTGCCTCGGATTGCTCAGCATCATGTTCCTTTTGCCGAGctggttgagaaggagggttGGAcgagtggtggtgaggattcTGACGGTGGTCGCCCGGTTAGACCTGCGCAGTTTGAGATGAATTTTTCGACGTATGCGCCGGTGCAGAGcggtggggttgatgattGGCAGAGGGGGAAAGAAACATTGCATGCTTAG
- a CDS encoding hypothetical protein (EggNog:ENOG503PG4S) yields MNPITRKPGIEIPSFIFYFFAISDDPKRMYEPWLDCFTEYAEVTMGKKVARGREELRELRRGMWKDVRSRKHHDFSNFYAAASDAFTKFKREQGEDEVEVMFSGKVTLEVVSGEGPETEQKVVDWAAQGTLVRQDWESESGGAEKWKWARYRVWLQS; encoded by the exons ATGAATCCAATTACTCGCAAGCCGGGGATTGAAATCCCGAGTTTTATCTTCTACTTCTTCGCCATATCAGACGACCCCAAACGAATGTATGAGCCCTGGCTCGACTGCTTCACTGAATATGCCGAAGTCACCATGGGCAAGAAGGTTGCGAGAGGTCGGGAAG AGCTACGGGAGCTGAGGCGCGGCATGTGGAAGGATGTAAGGTCAAGAAAGCACCACGATTTCAGCAACTTCTACGCCGCTGCTTCTGATGCATTTACAAAGTTCAAAAGGGAACAaggagaggacgaggttgaggtcaTGTTCAGCGGAAAGGTTACTTTGGAGGTGGTCTCTGGCGAAGGGCCTGAAACCGAGCAaaaggtggtggattgggCGGCGCAGGGCACGTTGGTTCGACAAGACTGGGAAAGCGAGTCTGGAGGAGCCGAGAAGTGGAAGTGGGCGAGGTATAGAGTTTGGCTGCAGAGTTGA
- the CWC22 gene encoding pre-mRNA-splicing factor cwc22 (BUSCO:EOG09263WM5; EggNog:ENOG503NU93; COG:S) — protein MATPEREESASITRQVERSPSPRQSRSRSRSVSKSKSPTPRREREMSQDSRGRSSTPRRDGVDERSPSRESGEHRHEERSRSRSPMENGEVHSRDASPQRSPTPAHSRRQSPARRNRSFSPRDRRSFSPRDRDDERRYPIRDRSPPSRHHGRSPPPRRHSPPPRRDGPDRYRPAPVAPAMRERTPPPPAPPAKTEEEKLEDMRAEYQKLLNLRSQGVYLPPQKLRALQAAITDKTSKEYQRMAWEALKKSINGLVNKVNTANIKFVVPELFNENLIRGRGLFCQSLLKAQHASLPFTPIYACLAAICNTKLPQVGELLVKRLIMRFRKAFKRNDKAVCLSSTMFIAHLVNNQVVHENLAAQMLLLLLRKPTDDSVEIAVGLMREVGLFLEEMSPTMAHAVFDEFRRILHEADIDKRTQYMIEVLFQVRKDKYKDNPVIKEELDLVEEEDQITHKIGLDEDIKTEDTLNIFKFDPDWEANEAEYKKLKAQILGEESGSEDEDGSGSEESDSEDEEEEEETKAIEIKDQSNADLVNLRRTIYLSIQSSADPEEAAHKLMKLRLPVGQEPELVSMIVESCAQEKVYLKFMGLLGERFARLNRMWMELFEESFMKYYTTIHRYETNKLRNIARFFGHLLSSDSIGWHVLSIIHLNEEETTSASRIFIKILFEDLQENMGTVKLKTRLSEDILKPSLEGLFPHDEPRNIRFSINYFTSIKMGYLTDKMREFLQNMPKPALPAPPADSDSESVSSYSSYSSYSSRSRSRTPPRKAISRGRSLSRTPPRRARDDSYSRSRSRSYSRSVSPRRSISRSPPPRAGRRDSRSLSRDRSMSRSRSRSWSRSPPPRARSPVGNARDRSFSPPPRRGRSRSRTRSMSYSRSGSPVADRSTAVKRRRDDSYSVSRSRSKTRGSPPARKQMRYTRSPSPLGHPPRSRDGDVRRRSPSRSRSRSVGGYGNKRRYYSSSRSRSRSPVAKRGRV, from the coding sequence ATGGCGACAccggagagggaggagagcgcCTCGATTACGCGACAGGTTGAGAGGTCGCCTAGTCCACGCCAGTCGAGGTCAAGATCGAGATCGGTGTCGAAATCAAAAtcgccgacgccgaggagagaaagggagATGTCACAGGATTCTCGAGGACGATCGTCGACGCCGAGGAgagatggagttgatgagAGGTCGCCGTCCAGAGAGTCGGGAGAGCACCGCCATGAGGAGAGGTCTAGATCCAGATCACCGatggagaatggggaggtgCACTCACGCGATGCTTCTCCTCAGAGATCCCCGACGCCGGCCCATTCCCGCCGTCAATCGCCAGCGCGCAGAAACCGATCCTTCTCTCCACGGGACCGACGGTCTTTTTCGCCGAGGGACAGAGATGATGAGCGCCGCTATCCGATTAGGGATCGGAGCCCCCCTTCGAGACATCATGGCCGGTCGCCGCCTCCGAGAAGACATTCCCCGCCCCCTCGCCGCGATGGGCCGGATCGGTACCGCCCTGCTCCTGTTGCGCCGGCCATGAGAGAGcgcaccccccctcctcctgcgccgCCGGCGAAGACGGAAGAGGAAAAGCTTGAGGATATGAGGGCTGAATACCAGAAGCTGCTCAACCTTCGCAGTCAGGGCGTGTATCTGCCACCGCAGAAGCTGCGCGCTTTGCAGGCTGCTATTACGGACAAGACGAGCAAGGAGTATCAACGCATGGCTTGGGAAGCGTTGAAGAAGTCGATCAATGGCTTGGTCAACAAGGTCAACACGGCGAATATCAAGTTTGTGGTTCCCGAGCTGTTCAATGAGAATTTGATCAGGGGCAGAGGGTTGTTTTGTCAGAGTCTGCTCAAGGCGCAGCATGCTAGTTTGCCGTTTACTCCTATTTACGCTTGTCTGGCTGCCATTTGCAACACGAAGCTGCCGCAGGTTGGGGAGTTGCTGGTCAAGAGGTTGATTATGCGGTTCCGGAAGGCTTTCAAGAGGAATGACAAGGCGGTTTGCTTGTCGAGTACCATGTTTATTGCGCATTTGGTCAACAATCAAGTCGTTCACGAGAACCTCGCGGCGcagatgctgctgctgttgctgcggaAGCCGACGGACGACAGCGTGGAGATTGCggttgggttgatgagggaggtggggttgtttCTGGAGGAGATGTCGCCTACGATGGCGCACGCCGTGTTTGATGAGTTTAGGCGCATCTTGCACGAGGCCGATATCGACAAGAGGACGCAGTACATGATCGAGGTGCTGTTTCAGGTCAGGAAGGACAAGTACAAGGACAATCCGGTgatcaaggaggagttggacctggtggaggaggaggatcagATCACGCACAAGATTGGGCTGGATGAGGATATCAAGACGGAGGATACGCTGAATATTTTCAAGTTTGATCCGGATTGGGAGGCGAATGAGGCCGAGTATAAGAAGTTGAAGGCGCAGattttgggagaggagagcgggagtgaggatgaggatgggagcGGGAGTGAGGAGAGTGATagtgaggacgaggaggaggaggaggagacaaagGCGATTGAGATCAAGGATCAGAGCAATGCTGATTTGGTCAACTTGCGGAGGACGATTTACCTGAGCATTCAGTCGAGTGCGGAtccggaggaggcggcgcatAAGCTGATGAAGTTGAGGTTGCCGGTGGGACAGGAGCCCGAGTTGGTGTCCATGATCGTGGAGTCATGCGCGCAGGAGAAGGTGTATCTCAAGTTTATGGGGTTGCTGGGAGAGAGGTTTGCGAGGCTGAATCGGATGTGGATGGAGCTGTTTGAGGAGTCGTTTATGAAGTACTATACGACGATTCATCGGTACGAGACGAACAAGCTGAGGAATATCGCGAGGTTCTTTGGGCATTTGTTGTCGTCGGATTCGATTGGCTGGCATGTTCTTTCGATCATTCACCTGaacgaggaggagacgacTTCGGCGAGCCGTATTTTCATCAAGATTCTGTTTGAGGACTTGCAGGAAAATATGGGCACTGTCAAGCTCAAGACGAGGCTGTCGGAGGATATCTTGAAGCCGAGCCTGGAGGGCCTGTTCCCGCACGACGAACCGCGCAACATCCGCTTCTCGATCAACTACTTCACTTCGATCAAGATGGGCTACCTCACCGACAAGATGAGAGAGTTCCTGCAGAACATGCCGAAACCAGCGCTGCCGGCACCACCTGCGGACTCAGACTCGGAGTCAGTGTCCAGCTACTCGTCTTATTCGTCTTACTCTTCTCGGTCTCGTTCTCGGACACCACCGCGCAAGGCCATCAGCAGGGGCCGGTCTCTGTCTCGCACTCCGCCTCGTCGGGCGAGGGACGATTCTTACAGCCGTAGCAGAAGCCGCAGCTATTCTCGTTCCGTTTCTCCCAGACGATCTATTTCTcgttctcccccaccacgtGCTGGCCGCCGCGACAGCCGGAGCCTTAGCAGGGACCGCAGCATGAGCAGAAGCCGTAGTAGGAGCTGGTCACGGTCCCCTCCGCCACGGGCTCGGAGTCCTGTGGGGAATGCCAGGGATAGGAGCTTTTCACCGCCACCCCGCCGTggccgcagccgcagccgtACGCGCAGCATGTCGTATTCGAGATCTGGCTCTCCCGTTGCTGATCGGTCCACGGCTGTcaagcggaggagggatgatTCTTACTCTGTTAGTAGAAGCCGGAGTAAAACTCGGGGTTCTCCTCCTGCTAGGAAGCAAATGCGGTATACGCGCTCGCCCTCACCTTTAGGGCATCCGCCTAGGAGtcgggatggggatgtgaggAGACGGTCGCCTTcaaggtcgaggtcgaggtctGTTGGGGGTTATGGGAACAAGAGGAGGTATTACAGCAGTTCGAGATCGAGGTCTAGGTCGCCGGTGgcgaagagggggagggtttaA